The Siniperca chuatsi isolate FFG_IHB_CAS linkage group LG12, ASM2008510v1, whole genome shotgun sequence genome has a segment encoding these proteins:
- the LOC122885080 gene encoding cell wall protein DAN4-like: MTQDFMTFMGFGEVPKEPYTGIETEIPVPTDSTTTTTAAPTASTATTTAPSTTTATTVSPATMTVSTAAPATTTVSTAAPATTMMRATTATPSTTTTSYGSTASMNDPSTTTTCAPLTTSTGSTTTTGYASTTSIGSTTTVVPSTSTTSIPSTLTTNTLSATSAGSTTTTS; this comes from the coding sequence ATGACACAGGATTTTATGACTTTTATGGGATTTGGAGAAGTTCCTAAAGAGCCATACACTGGAATAGAGACAGAGATTCCAGTACCTACGGATTccactacaactactactgctgcgCCCACTGCATCTACTGCTACAACTACTGCTCCCTCCACAACAACAGCCACCACTGTTTCCCCCGCCACCATGACGGTTAGCACAGCTGCCCCCGCCACCACAACGGTCAGCACAGCTGCCCCCGCCACCACAATGATGAGGGCCACCACGGCCACCCCATCAACAACGACAACCAGCTATGGCTCCACCGCAAGCATGAATGACCCCTCCACCACCACGACCTGTGCCCCCTTGACTACGAGTACCggctcaacaacaacaaccggCTATGCCTCCACCACAAGCATTGGTTCGACGACGACCGTCGTCCCCTCCACCAGCACGACCAGCATCCCCTCAACCTTAACAACCAACACCCTATCCGCTACAAGTGCCGGCTCAACAACGACAACCAGCTAA